From one Streptomyces sp. N50 genomic stretch:
- the uraD gene encoding 2-oxo-4-hydroxy-4-carboxy-5-ureidoimidazoline decarboxylase codes for MTSTSMPPGLVRFNVLEEHAAFAALIEACASTAWARRLLAARPYAGPEDLYAASDSATAELTADDLAEAMAGHPPIGRPKPGDPTSAREQRGMAGASEDLRAEMLDLNLAYQERFGHVFLICATGRTGEQMRDAVKERIGNAPEREREIVRTELGKINRIRLARIVEEEARA; via the coding sequence GTGACTTCGACTTCCATGCCGCCGGGGCTCGTCCGGTTCAACGTTCTGGAGGAGCACGCGGCGTTCGCCGCGCTCATCGAGGCGTGTGCCTCCACGGCGTGGGCGCGGCGGCTGCTCGCCGCCCGTCCGTACGCCGGCCCCGAGGACCTGTACGCCGCGAGCGACTCCGCGACGGCGGAGCTGACCGCCGACGACCTGGCCGAGGCGATGGCCGGCCACCCGCCGATCGGCCGCCCCAAGCCCGGTGACCCCACCTCCGCCCGCGAACAGCGCGGCATGGCGGGCGCCTCCGAGGACCTCAGGGCGGAGATGCTCGACCTGAACCTGGCGTACCAGGAGAGGTTCGGCCATGTCTTCCTGATCTGCGCCACCGGCCGCACCGGCGAGCAGATGCGCGACGCGGTCAAGGAGCGGATCGGCAACGCGCCGGAGCGGGAACGCGAGATCGTCCGCACCGAGTTGGGCAAGATCAACCGCATCCGGCTCGCCCGCATCGTCGAAGAGGAAGCCCGCGCATGA
- a CDS encoding 2-hydroxy-3-oxopropionate reductase has product MSKLPKVAWIGLGIMGSPMSENLVKAGYDVTGFTLEQDKLDRLTAAGGTAAGSIAEAVRDADVVITMVPASPQVEAIAYGPDGILENARAGTLLIDMSSITPQTSVDLAKAAADKGIRVLDAPVSGGEAGAIEAVLSIMVGGGQSDFEEAEPIFDALGRTIVLCGPHGSGQTVKAANQLIVAVNIQACAEAVVFLEKSGVDLAAALDVLNGGLAGSTVLTRKKDNFLNRDFKPGFRIDLHHKDMGIVTDAARNVGAALPVGAVVAQLVASLRAQGDGGLDHSALLRSVERLSGARL; this is encoded by the coding sequence ATGAGCAAGCTCCCCAAGGTCGCCTGGATAGGCCTCGGCATCATGGGCTCCCCCATGTCCGAGAACCTGGTCAAGGCCGGCTACGACGTCACCGGATTCACCCTGGAACAGGACAAGCTGGACCGCCTGACCGCCGCCGGCGGCACCGCGGCCGGCTCCATCGCCGAGGCCGTGCGGGACGCCGACGTGGTGATCACGATGGTCCCCGCGTCCCCGCAGGTCGAGGCCATCGCCTACGGCCCCGACGGCATCCTGGAGAACGCCCGCGCCGGCACCCTCCTCATCGACATGTCGTCGATCACCCCGCAGACCTCGGTCGACCTGGCAAAGGCCGCCGCGGACAAGGGAATTCGGGTCCTGGACGCCCCCGTGTCCGGCGGTGAGGCCGGTGCGATCGAGGCCGTGCTGTCCATCATGGTGGGCGGCGGGCAGTCCGACTTCGAGGAGGCCGAACCGATCTTCGACGCGCTCGGCCGGACCATCGTGCTGTGCGGTCCGCACGGTTCGGGTCAGACCGTGAAGGCCGCGAACCAGCTGATCGTCGCCGTGAACATCCAGGCGTGCGCCGAGGCCGTGGTCTTCCTGGAGAAGTCGGGCGTGGACCTCGCGGCCGCCCTCGACGTCCTCAACGGCGGGCTCGCGGGCTCCACGGTGCTGACGCGGAAGAAGGACAACTTCCTCAACCGCGACTTCAAGCCGGGCTTCCGGATCGACCTGCACCACAAGGACATGGGCATCGTCACGGACGCGGCCCGCAACGTCGGCGCGGCGCTGCCCGTGGGCGCCGTGGTGGCCCAGCTGGTCGCGAGCCTGCGCGCGCAGGGCGACGGCGGACTCGACCACTCGGCGCTGCTGCGTTCCGTAGAGCGCCTGTCGGGCGCGCGGCTCTAG
- a CDS encoding AMP-binding protein codes for MNSYSHGTSGTSLLGDTIGANLDRAVAAWPDREALVDVPSGRRWTYGQFAADIEQLAYALLASGVAKGDRVGIWAINCPEWVLVQYATARIGAIMVNINPAYRTHEVEFVLNQAGISVLFASAGHKGSDYRAMVEQVRPKCPELREAVYIGDPSWEALVARGVADRAEELRSREAELSCDDAINIQYTSGTTGFPKGATLSHHNILNNGYFVGELIAYTEQDRVCIPVPFYHCFGMVMGNLAATSHGACIVIPAPSFDPAATLRAVQQERCTSLYGVPTMFIAELNLPDFTSYDLASLRTGIMAGSPCPVEVMKRVVAEMHMAEVSICYGMTETSPVSLQTRMDDDLEHRTGTVGRVLPHLEVKVVDPATGVTQPRGTAGELCTRGYSVMLGYWNEPEKTAESIDAGRWMHTGDLAMMREDGYVEIVGRIKDMIIRGGENIYPREIEEFLYTHPKIADVQVVGVPHERYGEEVLACVILRDPGEPLTLEEVRGFCEGRLAHYKIPSLLQVMDAFPMTVSGKVRKIELRERAVRER; via the coding sequence ATGAACTCGTACAGCCATGGAACCAGCGGGACTTCACTCCTCGGTGACACCATCGGGGCCAACCTCGACCGGGCGGTCGCCGCGTGGCCCGACCGCGAGGCGCTCGTCGACGTTCCGTCCGGGCGGCGCTGGACTTACGGCCAATTCGCCGCGGACATCGAGCAGTTGGCGTATGCGCTGCTCGCGAGCGGGGTGGCGAAGGGCGACCGGGTGGGCATCTGGGCGATCAACTGCCCCGAGTGGGTGCTCGTCCAGTACGCCACCGCCCGTATCGGCGCGATCATGGTGAACATCAACCCGGCGTACCGCACCCACGAGGTCGAGTTCGTCCTCAACCAGGCGGGGATCTCGGTCCTGTTCGCCTCGGCCGGGCACAAGGGCAGCGACTACCGGGCGATGGTCGAACAAGTCCGGCCCAAGTGCCCGGAGTTGCGGGAGGCGGTGTACATCGGCGACCCGAGCTGGGAGGCGCTGGTCGCCAGGGGTGTGGCGGACCGTGCGGAGGAACTCCGTTCCCGCGAGGCCGAGTTGTCCTGCGACGACGCCATCAACATCCAGTACACCTCGGGCACGACGGGCTTCCCCAAGGGAGCCACCCTCTCCCACCACAACATCCTCAACAACGGTTATTTCGTCGGCGAGTTGATCGCGTACACCGAGCAGGACCGGGTCTGTATCCCGGTGCCCTTCTACCACTGCTTCGGCATGGTCATGGGCAACCTCGCGGCCACCTCGCACGGCGCGTGCATTGTGATCCCGGCCCCGTCCTTCGACCCGGCGGCGACGCTGAGGGCGGTCCAGCAGGAGCGCTGCACGTCCCTGTACGGCGTCCCCACCATGTTCATCGCGGAGTTGAACCTCCCCGACTTCACGTCCTACGACCTCGCCTCACTCCGCACCGGCATCATGGCGGGCTCGCCGTGCCCGGTCGAGGTGATGAAACGGGTGGTCGCGGAGATGCACATGGCGGAGGTGTCCATCTGCTACGGCATGACGGAGACGTCTCCGGTCTCGCTCCAGACGAGGATGGACGACGACCTCGAACACCGCACCGGCACGGTGGGCCGCGTCCTCCCGCACCTGGAGGTCAAGGTCGTCGACCCGGCGACGGGGGTGACCCAACCCCGCGGCACGGCGGGCGAGTTGTGCACCCGCGGCTACAGCGTGATGCTCGGCTACTGGAACGAGCCGGAGAAGACCGCCGAGTCGATCGACGCGGGCCGCTGGATGCACACGGGTGACTTGGCGATGATGCGCGAGGACGGCTACGTCGAGATCGTCGGCCGCATCAAGGACATGATCATCCGGGGCGGCGAGAACATCTACCCGCGCGAGATCGAGGAGTTCCTCTACACCCACCCGAAGATCGCGGACGTCCAGGTGGTGGGGGTGCCGCACGAGCGCTACGGGGAGGAGGTGCTGGCGTGCGTGATCCTGCGGGATCCGGGGGAGCCGTTGACGCTGGAGGAGGTGCGGGGGTTCTGCGAGGGGAGGTTGGCGCACTACAAGATTCCGAGTCTGCTTCAGGTCATGGATGCTTTCCCGATGACGGTGTCGGGGAAGGTACGGAAGATCGAGTTGAGGGAGCGGGCTGTTCGGGAGCGGTGA
- a CDS encoding helix-turn-helix domain-containing protein codes for MTGIGDEPFITAVKPLVDAMGGEMLPPDEAGPDDVVLAWEGADVVAVRLPQLADSLDHILAAMERKKGKPLADLDRKAKQEVVRILEARGAFSVRHGVETVASALGVSRFTVYNYLNREKDA; via the coding sequence GTGACCGGTATCGGGGACGAGCCGTTCATCACGGCCGTGAAACCGCTGGTCGACGCGATGGGCGGCGAGATGCTCCCGCCCGACGAGGCCGGTCCCGACGATGTCGTGCTCGCGTGGGAGGGCGCCGACGTGGTCGCCGTACGCCTGCCGCAGCTCGCGGACTCGCTGGATCACATCCTCGCCGCCATGGAACGCAAGAAGGGCAAGCCCCTCGCGGACCTCGACCGCAAGGCGAAGCAGGAGGTCGTACGGATCCTGGAGGCGCGCGGCGCCTTCTCGGTGCGGCACGGAGTCGAGACCGTGGCGAGCGCCCTCGGGGTCAGCCGGTTCACCGTGTACAACTACCTGAACCGGGAGAAGGACGCCTGA
- a CDS encoding AMP-binding enzyme → MAGGYYRTGDIGSRDEDGYITYVGRSDDVFKASDYKISPFELESALLEHEAVAEAAVVPAPDELRLAVPKAYVVLAAGWEPGPDTAKVLFEHSRDVLAPYKRIRRLEFADLPKTVSGKIRRIELREATAAGSAAEYREEDFR, encoded by the coding sequence ATGGCCGGCGGCTACTACCGCACCGGCGACATCGGTTCCCGCGACGAGGACGGCTACATCACCTACGTCGGCCGGTCCGACGACGTCTTCAAGGCCTCCGACTACAAGATCTCCCCGTTCGAGCTGGAGAGCGCGCTGCTGGAGCACGAGGCGGTGGCCGAGGCCGCCGTGGTGCCTGCGCCGGACGAGCTGCGTCTGGCCGTACCGAAGGCGTACGTCGTGCTCGCGGCGGGCTGGGAGCCGGGGCCCGACACCGCGAAGGTGCTGTTCGAGCACTCGCGCGACGTCCTCGCCCCGTACAAGCGCATCCGGCGGCTGGAGTTCGCCGACCTGCCCAAGACCGTCTCCGGCAAGATCCGCCGGATCGAACTGCGGGAGGCGACGGCCGCGGGGTCGGCGGCCGAGTACCGCGAGGAGGACTTCCGATGA
- a CDS encoding TIM barrel protein, translated as MGFADQRFNVNLSILFTELPLLERPAAAAAAGFGAVELWWPWVDSPTPEQSQLDSLKRALEDAGVQLTGLNFYAGQLPGPDRGALSIPGEESERFRANIDVAADFAHSVGATALNALYGNRVAGVDPAEQDALALENLVLAARAADRIGAVLLIEALNKPESPLYPLVSAPAAVEVVDKVNAASGLGNARFLMDLYHLSMNGEELPSVIEQFAAKTGHVQIADNPGRGAPGTGTLQLEDLLDQLRKAGYDGWVGLEYKPGDRPSAEAFDWLPREAR; from the coding sequence ATGGGATTCGCAGACCAGCGCTTCAACGTCAACCTGTCGATCCTCTTCACCGAACTCCCGCTCCTGGAGCGCCCCGCGGCAGCCGCCGCGGCCGGCTTCGGCGCGGTCGAGCTGTGGTGGCCCTGGGTCGACTCCCCCACTCCCGAGCAGTCCCAACTGGACTCTCTCAAGCGGGCGTTGGAGGACGCGGGCGTCCAGCTGACCGGCCTGAACTTCTACGCCGGCCAGCTGCCGGGCCCGGACCGCGGCGCCCTGTCGATCCCCGGCGAGGAGTCGGAGCGGTTCCGCGCGAACATCGACGTGGCCGCCGACTTCGCCCACTCCGTCGGCGCCACGGCCCTCAACGCGCTCTACGGCAACCGCGTGGCCGGCGTGGACCCGGCCGAGCAGGACGCGCTCGCGCTGGAGAACCTGGTCCTCGCGGCCCGCGCCGCCGACCGGATCGGCGCGGTCCTGCTGATCGAGGCGCTGAACAAGCCCGAGTCTCCGCTGTACCCGCTCGTCAGCGCGCCCGCCGCCGTGGAGGTCGTCGACAAGGTCAACGCCGCGTCCGGCCTCGGCAACGCGCGCTTCCTCATGGACCTCTACCACCTGTCCATGAACGGCGAGGAACTCCCGTCCGTGATCGAGCAGTTCGCCGCGAAGACCGGCCATGTGCAGATCGCGGACAACCCGGGCCGCGGCGCCCCCGGCACCGGCACGCTCCAACTGGAAGACCTCCTCGACCAGTTGAGGAAGGCCGGTTACGACGGCTGGGTGGGCCTGGAGTACAAGCCCGGCGACCGCCCGAGCGCCGAGGCCTTCGACTGGCTCCCGCGCGAAGCGCGCTGA
- a CDS encoding helix-turn-helix transcriptional regulator, producing the protein MVEIQSALVRLRRGTGLPVAFGGLVETGRRQMRISELSGTATPALRALAVTSGSGLGGKAVALARPYAVADYSSSHQISHEYDTAVATEGLHAMLAVPVVVRRRVRGVLYGALRTAQPLGDRMLSAAMEAARDVEQALVVREEVRELLSAARPAPAPDPAASPAWEQVREAHAALRALAPRIPDPALRAELLDACGLLTAEAAVGDVELAPRELDVLACVAAGATNAVAAERLGLRPETVKGYLRSAMRRLGAHTRGEAVVAARRAGVLP; encoded by the coding sequence ATGGTGGAGATTCAGTCGGCGCTGGTACGGCTCCGGCGCGGTACGGGGCTGCCCGTCGCCTTCGGCGGCCTGGTGGAGACCGGCCGTAGGCAGATGCGCATCAGCGAACTCAGCGGCACGGCGACCCCCGCCCTGCGCGCCCTCGCGGTCACCTCGGGCAGCGGCCTCGGCGGCAAGGCGGTCGCCCTCGCCCGCCCGTACGCGGTCGCCGACTACTCGTCCTCCCACCAGATCAGCCACGAGTACGACACCGCGGTCGCCACGGAGGGCCTGCACGCGATGCTCGCGGTCCCCGTCGTCGTACGCCGCCGGGTCCGCGGTGTCCTCTACGGCGCGCTGCGCACCGCCCAGCCGCTCGGCGACCGGATGCTGAGCGCGGCGATGGAGGCCGCCCGGGACGTCGAACAGGCGCTGGTCGTACGGGAGGAGGTGCGGGAGCTGCTGAGCGCGGCGCGCCCGGCACCGGCCCCCGACCCGGCGGCGAGCCCGGCGTGGGAGCAGGTGCGGGAGGCGCACGCGGCGCTGCGGGCGCTGGCCCCGCGCATCCCGGACCCGGCGCTGCGGGCCGAACTCCTGGACGCCTGCGGCCTGTTGACGGCGGAGGCCGCCGTCGGGGACGTAGAACTGGCGCCGAGGGAGCTGGACGTCCTGGCCTGTGTGGCGGCCGGGGCGACGAACGCGGTGGCGGCGGAGCGGCTCGGGCTGCGGCCGGAGACGGTCAAGGGGTATCTGCGCTCGGCGATGCGCAGGCTCGGGGCGCACACCCGCGGGGAGGCCGTGGTGGCGGCGCGGCGGGCGGGGGTGCTGCCGTGA
- the uraH gene encoding hydroxyisourate hydrolase, which translates to MSTSTTASVSTHILDTSVGRPAEGVAVQLAARSGPLGEWQPLGGSATDADGRCKDLPALPEGTTHVRLDFAVEPYFEKKQADAQQDAPANRDSGASTGVFFPEVAITFAVKPGEHYHVPLLLNPFGYSVYRGS; encoded by the coding sequence ATGAGCACCAGCACCACCGCCTCGGTGTCCACGCACATCCTGGACACCAGCGTCGGCCGCCCCGCCGAGGGCGTCGCCGTCCAACTCGCCGCCCGGAGCGGCCCGTTGGGGGAGTGGCAGCCGCTCGGAGGTTCGGCCACCGACGCGGACGGCCGGTGCAAGGACCTCCCCGCGCTGCCGGAGGGCACCACACACGTACGGCTCGACTTCGCCGTGGAGCCGTATTTCGAAAAGAAGCAAGCCGATGCGCAGCAGGACGCCCCCGCGAATCGGGACAGCGGTGCGAGCACCGGAGTGTTCTTCCCGGAAGTGGCGATCACCTTCGCCGTGAAGCCCGGCGAGCACTACCACGTACCGCTGCTGCTCAACCCGTTCGGCTACTCCGTATACCGAGGGAGCTAG
- a CDS encoding catalase → MSKRVLTTESGAPVADNQNSASAGIGGPLLLQDQHLLEKLARFNRERIPERVVHARGSGAYGYFEVTDDVTGFTHADFLNTVGKRTEVFLRFSTVADSLGGADAVRDPRGFAVKFYTEQGNYDLVGNNTPVFFIKDPIKFPDFIHSQKRDPFTGRQEPDNVWDFWAHSPEATHQVTWLMGDRGIPASYRHMNGYGSHTYQWTNAEGEAFFVKYHFKTNQGVRSLSSEQAAEIAGKNPNSHQTDLLQAIERGVNPSWTLHVQLMPAADAAEYRFNPFDVTKVWPHRDYPLQRVGRLVLDRNPDNVFAEVEQAAFSPNNFVPGIGPSPDKMLQGRLFAYADAHRYRLGVNHTLLAVNAPKATTAQNYGRDGFMASNANSQGRAAKNYEPNSYDGPTETGHALSAPLAVTGHTGTHEAPRHTKDDDFYQAGELYRLMSPEERSRLVANIAGGLAQVSRDDVIERNLAHFHAADPEYGRRVEEAVHALRED, encoded by the coding sequence ATGTCGAAGCGCGTGCTCACGACCGAGTCCGGCGCCCCGGTCGCCGACAACCAGAACTCCGCCTCCGCCGGCATCGGCGGCCCGCTCCTCCTCCAGGACCAGCACCTCCTGGAGAAGTTGGCCCGCTTCAACCGCGAGCGCATCCCGGAGCGCGTGGTGCATGCCCGGGGCTCCGGCGCGTACGGCTACTTCGAGGTCACCGACGACGTCACCGGCTTCACCCACGCCGACTTCCTGAACACGGTCGGCAAGCGCACCGAGGTGTTCCTGCGCTTCTCCACGGTCGCCGACTCGCTCGGCGGCGCGGACGCGGTGCGCGACCCGCGCGGCTTCGCGGTCAAGTTCTATACGGAGCAGGGGAATTACGACCTGGTCGGGAACAACACCCCGGTGTTCTTCATCAAGGACCCCATAAAATTCCCTGACTTCATCCACTCGCAGAAGCGCGACCCCTTCACGGGCCGCCAAGAGCCGGACAACGTATGGGACTTCTGGGCGCACAGCCCCGAGGCCACGCACCAGGTGACCTGGCTGATGGGCGACCGCGGCATCCCGGCGTCGTACCGCCACATGAACGGCTACGGCTCGCACACCTATCAGTGGACGAACGCGGAGGGCGAGGCCTTCTTCGTCAAGTACCACTTCAAGACGAACCAGGGTGTACGCAGTCTGAGCAGTGAACAGGCTGCGGAGATCGCGGGCAAGAACCCCAACTCCCATCAGACGGACCTGCTTCAGGCCATCGAGCGGGGCGTGAACCCGTCCTGGACCCTGCACGTCCAGCTCATGCCGGCGGCCGACGCGGCGGAGTACCGCTTCAACCCGTTCGACGTCACCAAGGTCTGGCCGCACCGCGATTACCCGCTCCAGCGCGTGGGCCGCCTGGTCCTGGACCGCAACCCGGACAACGTGTTCGCCGAGGTCGAGCAGGCCGCGTTCTCCCCGAACAACTTCGTGCCGGGCATCGGCCCCTCGCCCGACAAGATGCTCCAGGGCCGCCTGTTCGCCTACGCGGACGCGCACCGCTACCGCCTGGGCGTCAACCACACCCTGCTCGCGGTGAACGCCCCGAAGGCGACGACCGCGCAGAACTACGGCCGGGACGGCTTCATGGCATCCAACGCCAACTCCCAAGGCCGCGCGGCGAAGAACTACGAGCCGAACTCCTACGACGGCCCGACCGAGACCGGCCACGCGCTGTCCGCCCCGCTGGCGGTCACCGGCCACACGGGCACGCACGAGGCTCCGCGGCACACCAAGGACGACGACTTCTACCAGGCGGGCGAGCTGTACCGCCTGATGTCGCCCGAGGAGCGGTCCCGTCTCGTCGCGAACATCGCCGGCGGCCTCGCCCAGGTCTCCCGCGACGACGTGATCGAGAGGAACCTCGCCCACTTCCATGCCGCCGACCCGGAGTACGGCCGACGCGTGGAGGAGGCGGTCCACGCCCTGCGCGAGGACTGA
- the gcl gene encoding glyoxylate carboligase, producing the protein MARMTAARAAVEILKREGVSDAFGVPGAAINPFYAALKASGGINHTLARHVEGASHMAEGYTRTSPGNIGVCIGTSGPAGTDMITGLYSAIGDSIPILCITGQAPTAVIHKEDFQAVDIASIAAPVTKMAITVLEAAQVPGVFQQAFHLMRSGRPGPVLIDLPIDVQLTEIEFDPETYEPLAVYKPTATRAQIEKAIGLLNASERPLIVAGGGVINADATELLVEFAELTGTPVVPTLMGWGVLPDDHELNAGMVGLQTSHRYGNATFLESDFVLGIGNRWANRHTGKLDVYTAGRKFVHVDIEPTQIGKIFAPDYGIASDAKAALELFVEVARELKAEGALPDRSTWAASAQERRSTLQRRTHFDDIPIKPQRVYEEMNKAFGPETRYVSTIGLSQIAGAQMLHVYRPRHWINCGQAGPLGWTIPAALGVAKADPEASVVALSGDYDFQFMLEELAVGAQHRIPYVHVLVNNAYLGLIRQAQIALDINFQVNLEFENINSPELGVYGVDHIKVVEGLGCKAIRVTDPTELGAAFEQAKKLAAEFRVPVVVEAILERVTNIAMSKTNDISNVVEFEEIATEPGHAPTSIRTLKV; encoded by the coding sequence ATGGCTCGTATGACCGCTGCCCGCGCGGCAGTCGAGATCCTCAAGCGCGAGGGCGTCAGCGACGCGTTCGGCGTCCCGGGCGCGGCGATCAACCCCTTCTACGCCGCGCTCAAGGCCTCGGGCGGCATCAACCACACCCTCGCCCGCCACGTCGAGGGCGCCTCGCACATGGCCGAGGGCTACACCCGTACCAGCCCGGGCAACATCGGTGTCTGCATCGGCACCTCGGGCCCGGCCGGCACGGACATGATCACCGGCCTCTACTCCGCGATCGGCGACTCGATCCCGATCCTGTGCATCACGGGCCAGGCCCCGACCGCCGTGATCCACAAAGAGGACTTCCAGGCCGTCGACATCGCGTCGATCGCGGCCCCGGTGACGAAGATGGCGATCACGGTCCTGGAGGCGGCCCAGGTCCCGGGCGTCTTCCAGCAGGCCTTCCACCTGATGCGCTCCGGCCGCCCCGGCCCGGTCCTCATCGACCTCCCGATCGACGTGCAGCTCACGGAGATCGAGTTCGACCCGGAGACGTACGAGCCGCTGGCGGTGTACAAGCCGACGGCGACCCGGGCCCAGATCGAGAAGGCGATCGGGCTCCTCAATGCCTCCGAACGCCCGCTGATCGTCGCGGGCGGTGGTGTCATCAACGCCGACGCGACCGAACTCCTCGTCGAATTCGCCGAGTTGACCGGCACCCCGGTCGTCCCGACCCTGATGGGCTGGGGCGTCCTGCCCGACGACCACGAACTGAACGCCGGCATGGTCGGCCTCCAGACCTCGCACCGCTACGGCAACGCGACCTTCCTGGAGTCCGACTTCGTCCTCGGCATCGGCAACCGCTGGGCCAACCGCCACACCGGCAAGCTGGACGTCTACACGGCGGGCCGGAAGTTCGTCCACGTCGACATCGAACCCACCCAGATCGGCAAGATCTTCGCCCCCGACTACGGCATCGCGTCGGACGCGAAGGCAGCTTTGGAGCTGTTCGTTGAGGTGGCAAGGGAGTTGAAGGCGGAAGGCGCTCTCCCCGACCGCTCGACCTGGGCGGCATCGGCACAGGAGCGGCGGTCAACTCTCCAGCGCCGCACGCACTTCGACGACATCCCGATCAAACCGCAGCGCGTCTACGAGGAGATGAACAAGGCCTTCGGCCCGGAGACCCGCTACGTCTCCACCATCGGCCTCTCCCAGATCGCCGGCGCCCAGATGCTCCACGTCTACCGCCCCCGCCACTGGATCAACTGCGGCCAGGCGGGCCCCCTCGGCTGGACGATCCCGGCCGCACTGGGTGTGGCGAAGGCCGACCCCGAGGCGTCGGTGGTCGCCCTCTCCGGGGACTACGACTTCCAGTTCATGCTCGAAGAGCTGGCGGTCGGGGCCCAACACCGCATCCCGTACGTCCATGTCCTCGTGAACAACGCCTACTTGGGCCTGATCCGGCAGGCGCAGATCGCCCTGGACATCAACTTCCAGGTCAACCTGGAATTTGAGAACATCAACTCGCCCGAGCTGGGTGTCTACGGCGTCGACCACATCAAGGTCGTCGAGGGCCTGGGCTGCAAGGCCATCCGCGTCACCGACCCCACCGAACTGGGTGCGGCCTTCGAGCAGGCCAAGAAGCTCGCGGCGGAGTTCAGGGTCCCGGTCGTCGTGGAAGCCATCCTCGAACGAGTCACCAACATCGCCATGAGCAAGACGAACGACATCAGCAACGTGGTGGAGTTCGAGGAGATCGCGACGGAACCGGGTCACGCACCGACGTCGATAAGGACGCTGAAGGTCTGA